Proteins co-encoded in one Sulfurimonas sp. HSL1-2 genomic window:
- the ilvD gene encoding dihydroxy-acid dehydratase: MRSDTVKRGFDRTPHRSLFRATGLKDEDFDKPFIGVANSHIDIIPGHFFLQEYGRIVKEAIREAGGVPFEFNTIGVDDGIAMGHDGMLYSLPSRELIADSIETVMNAHKLDALICIPNCDKIVPGMIMGALRVNVPTVFVSGGPMAAGHKKDGTPIDLATAFEAVGQHAEGNMSDEELYEIECEACPSGGSCSGMFTANSMNTLCEAMGIALPGNGTVLAMTPERIEMVKAAAKRIVEMAKADDAKYNLRNVLNEKAIHNAFVVDMAMGGSSNTVLHMLAIAKEAEVDFDITKINQIAKNVSHIAKISPSLGTVHMEDIGRAGGVNAVMKEVSRRGGLLHLDNPTVTGETIGERIADATIKDTNVIHTNENAYSPVGGLSILFGNLAEEGAVVKTAGIAPSMRQFKGTAVCFNSQQEAIAGIIGHKVKPGNVVVIRYEGPKGGPGMQEMLAPTSLIMGMGLGESVALITDGRFSGATRGASIGHVSPEAAEGGLIGLIEDGDEIELDVDTHLLQLNVAGEELERRRLHFKAHKKSINSKWLKRYSLLVSNASNGAVLKTELD, encoded by the coding sequence ATGCGCAGCGATACAGTCAAACGCGGCTTCGACCGCACCCCGCACCGGAGTCTTTTCAGAGCGACCGGCCTCAAAGACGAGGATTTCGACAAACCGTTTATCGGGGTAGCCAACAGCCACATCGACATCATTCCGGGCCACTTCTTCCTGCAGGAGTACGGCCGTATCGTCAAAGAAGCGATCCGCGAAGCGGGCGGCGTCCCGTTCGAGTTCAACACGATCGGTGTTGACGACGGGATCGCCATGGGCCACGACGGGATGCTCTACTCCCTGCCCAGCCGCGAACTGATTGCCGACAGTATCGAAACGGTCATGAATGCACACAAGCTCGACGCGCTCATCTGTATCCCCAACTGCGATAAAATCGTCCCGGGGATGATCATGGGTGCCCTGCGCGTCAACGTCCCGACGGTCTTCGTCTCCGGCGGCCCGATGGCGGCCGGCCACAAAAAAGACGGGACGCCGATCGATCTTGCGACCGCATTCGAGGCCGTCGGCCAGCATGCCGAAGGCAATATGAGTGACGAAGAGCTCTACGAGATCGAGTGTGAAGCCTGCCCATCCGGCGGCTCCTGCTCCGGCATGTTCACCGCGAACTCCATGAATACCCTCTGCGAAGCGATGGGAATCGCCCTGCCGGGCAACGGAACGGTACTGGCGATGACGCCGGAGCGTATCGAAATGGTCAAAGCGGCGGCGAAACGCATCGTCGAAATGGCCAAGGCGGATGATGCGAAGTACAACCTGCGAAACGTCCTCAATGAAAAAGCGATCCATAACGCCTTCGTCGTCGACATGGCGATGGGTGGCTCCAGCAATACGGTCCTCCACATGCTCGCCATTGCGAAAGAGGCGGAGGTTGATTTCGACATCACCAAGATCAACCAGATCGCCAAGAACGTCTCGCACATCGCGAAGATCTCCCCGTCCCTCGGAACGGTCCACATGGAGGACATCGGCCGTGCCGGCGGCGTCAACGCCGTCATGAAAGAGGTCAGCCGCCGCGGCGGACTGCTGCACCTGGACAACCCGACGGTCACGGGCGAGACGATCGGCGAACGCATCGCCGATGCGACGATCAAGGATACCAACGTCATCCACACCAACGAAAACGCCTACTCCCCGGTCGGCGGCCTCTCCATCCTCTTCGGCAACCTTGCCGAAGAGGGCGCCGTTGTCAAAACGGCCGGGATCGCACCGAGTATGCGCCAGTTCAAAGGAACCGCCGTCTGCTTCAATTCGCAACAGGAGGCGATCGCCGGCATCATCGGCCACAAGGTTAAGCCGGGCAACGTCGTCGTCATCCGCTACGAAGGCCCCAAAGGCGGACCTGGTATGCAGGAGATGCTGGCACCGACATCGCTGATCATGGGGATGGGCCTCGGCGAGAGCGTCGCCCTCATTACCGACGGCCGCTTCTCCGGGGCGACCCGCGGTGCTTCCATCGGCCACGTCAGCCCCGAAGCTGCCGAGGGCGGCCTCATCGGCCTGATCGAGGATGGCGACGAGATCGAACTCGACGTTGACACGCACCTGCTGCAGCTCAACGTCGCCGGCGAGGAACTCGAACGCCGCCGTCTGCACTTCAAAGCCCACAAAAAGTCTATCAACTCCAAGTGGCTCAAGCGCTACAGCCTGCTGGTTTCCAACGCCTCCAACGGCGCGGTACTGAAGACGGAACTGGACTGA
- a CDS encoding nucleoside-diphosphate sugar epimerase/dehydratase: MTALLRPTSGKRIAFFLLLDMLLSLATLYGAYALRFNFDIPLRFFSSFDTVFLYLVVIKVAAFFLFRIYFIVWRFVGFAEAKNIVKAHVAAYTVFTAVYLLFPEEFDPFPRSVIIIDFFLSLFAIGALRISKRLLTEQEHALGQQPALLLGVNPKTASIIKSAQEGDIPYYPSAVVVLTEENRSAVGTYISNIRVYGEETLETLIDERGISTAIVTSSLTQAELQALYQRLSDAGVTEVKRVRLLGGQHDKLEDLSIEDLLARHPKDLDREVIAAFVKGKRVFITGAGGSIGSEIARQCSRFGAVALALIDHSEFNLYSVGEEIPGAELEMFSVTDRHMLDAKMAAFKPDIVIHAAAYKHVPLCEANKATAVRNNVLGTKNVIDASIAAGVEKVVIISTDKAVRPTNVMGATKRVTELYAGNVQSGGTEIVAVRFGNVLGSSGSVIPKFKRQIEAGGPVTVTHPEMTRYFMLIPEACQLVLQAAAIAKGGELFILDMGEPVKIIDLARQMIRLYGKEDEVGIELCGLRPGEKLYEELLIDDSEKKTQYSSIFIAGKTDYPIGKLQEDIAALLAEDDKVSALKKIVPEFDHKP; the protein is encoded by the coding sequence GTGACCGCTCTTCTGCGACCCACGTCCGGAAAGCGGATCGCTTTCTTTCTGTTGCTGGATATGCTGCTCTCCCTGGCCACCCTGTACGGTGCCTATGCGCTGCGTTTCAATTTTGACATTCCGCTGCGTTTCTTTTCATCCTTCGATACGGTGTTCCTCTATCTGGTCGTCATCAAGGTCGCCGCGTTTTTCCTTTTCAGGATCTACTTTATTGTCTGGCGTTTCGTTGGCTTCGCAGAGGCGAAGAATATTGTCAAGGCGCATGTGGCTGCCTATACGGTTTTTACGGCGGTTTACCTTCTCTTTCCGGAGGAGTTCGACCCCTTTCCCCGCAGTGTCATCATCATTGACTTTTTTCTCTCCCTCTTCGCCATCGGGGCGCTGCGCATTTCAAAACGGCTTCTGACGGAGCAGGAGCACGCCTTGGGACAGCAGCCGGCGCTGCTGCTGGGGGTCAACCCTAAAACGGCTTCGATCATCAAGAGTGCGCAGGAGGGGGATATCCCTTACTACCCCTCTGCCGTTGTTGTACTGACCGAGGAGAACCGCAGTGCTGTGGGGACCTACATCAGCAATATCCGGGTGTACGGCGAGGAGACGCTGGAAACCCTGATCGACGAACGCGGGATCAGTACGGCAATCGTGACGAGCAGCCTGACCCAGGCCGAACTTCAAGCCCTTTACCAGCGTCTGAGCGATGCCGGGGTGACAGAAGTCAAACGGGTACGGCTGCTGGGGGGACAGCACGACAAACTCGAAGATCTCTCCATTGAAGACCTCCTCGCCCGCCACCCGAAGGACCTTGATAGGGAGGTGATTGCCGCTTTTGTGAAAGGTAAACGGGTCTTCATTACGGGGGCAGGGGGCAGTATCGGCAGCGAGATCGCCCGCCAGTGCAGCCGTTTCGGGGCGGTGGCCCTGGCACTGATCGATCACAGCGAATTCAACCTCTACAGCGTCGGCGAGGAGATCCCCGGGGCGGAGCTGGAGATGTTCAGCGTGACCGACCGGCATATGCTGGATGCAAAGATGGCGGCCTTCAAACCCGATATCGTCATCCATGCCGCGGCCTACAAGCATGTTCCCCTCTGTGAAGCCAACAAAGCGACGGCCGTGCGCAATAACGTGCTGGGGACGAAGAATGTTATCGATGCGAGTATCGCCGCCGGGGTGGAAAAGGTGGTCATCATCTCGACGGACAAGGCCGTACGCCCCACCAATGTGATGGGGGCGACGAAGCGGGTGACGGAGCTTTATGCTGGGAACGTGCAGAGCGGCGGCACGGAAATCGTTGCGGTACGCTTCGGCAACGTGCTGGGTTCCAGCGGCAGCGTCATCCCGAAGTTCAAACGCCAGATCGAGGCGGGCGGACCGGTGACGGTGACCCACCCGGAGATGACGCGCTACTTTATGCTGATCCCCGAGGCGTGCCAGCTGGTGCTGCAGGCGGCCGCTATTGCCAAGGGGGGAGAGCTCTTTATCCTTGACATGGGCGAACCGGTGAAGATCATCGATCTGGCGCGCCAGATGATCCGGCTCTACGGCAAAGAGGATGAGGTCGGGATCGAGCTGTGCGGCTTGCGTCCGGGTGAGAAGCTTTACGAGGAGCTCCTGATCGACGACAGTGAGAAAAAGACGCAGTACAGCTCCATCTTTATCGCGGGCAAGACGGATTACCCGATCGGGAAGCTGCAAGAGGATATTGCTGCGTTACTGGCAGAGGATGACAAGGTGTCGGCATTGAAAAAGATCGTTCCGGAGTTTGATCATAAGCCCTAA
- a CDS encoding aminotransferase class V-fold PLP-dependent enzyme: MSGRLFLSPPHMTGNEQRYIAEVFESNYIAPLGPMVTRFEQAICDYTQAPYALGTSSGTAALHLALRVSGIGEGDIVLASSFTFIGSVAAILYQRATPWFIDAEMASWNLSPELLEAAIARSPKPPKALIVTHLYGQCADMARITEICRRHGIIVIEDAAESLGATLDGVHTGIWGDFGIYSFNGNKILSTSGGGMLVAKNGEAIKKAMFYATQAKEPTPWYEHKELGYNYRMSNVLAAIGVAQMEVLSERVAQRRQIFEWYREALGEIDEITFMPELPGAHGNRWLTTLTFGHTDPERVRTALEAQDIESRPLWKPMHLQPLFAGADAVTDGASEQLFLRGLCLPSGTQMGREDVLRVSDIVRGAVV, encoded by the coding sequence ATGAGCGGACGTCTTTTCCTCTCCCCGCCGCATATGACCGGCAATGAACAGCGCTACATAGCCGAGGTCTTCGAGAGCAATTACATCGCGCCGCTCGGGCCGATGGTGACGCGCTTCGAGCAGGCGATTTGCGACTACACGCAGGCACCCTATGCATTGGGGACATCCAGCGGGACGGCCGCGCTGCATCTGGCGCTGCGCGTCAGCGGTATCGGGGAGGGTGACATTGTGCTCGCATCGTCATTTACCTTTATCGGTTCCGTTGCCGCCATCCTCTACCAGAGAGCCACACCCTGGTTCATTGATGCGGAGATGGCGAGCTGGAACCTCTCGCCCGAACTGCTCGAGGCCGCGATAGCGCGTTCCCCGAAACCGCCGAAGGCCCTCATTGTCACTCACCTCTACGGCCAGTGTGCGGACATGGCACGTATCACGGAGATCTGCCGTCGGCACGGCATTATTGTTATCGAAGATGCGGCCGAAAGTCTCGGGGCGACCCTGGACGGCGTCCATACGGGCATCTGGGGCGATTTCGGCATCTACTCCTTCAACGGGAATAAGATCCTCTCCACCTCCGGCGGCGGGATGCTTGTCGCCAAAAACGGGGAGGCGATCAAAAAGGCGATGTTCTATGCGACGCAGGCCAAAGAGCCGACCCCGTGGTACGAGCATAAAGAGCTTGGGTACAACTACCGAATGAGCAACGTGCTTGCCGCCATCGGCGTGGCACAGATGGAGGTGCTTTCCGAGCGGGTCGCACAGCGGCGTCAGATCTTTGAGTGGTACCGCGAAGCGCTGGGGGAGATCGACGAGATCACTTTTATGCCCGAACTCCCGGGAGCGCACGGGAACCGCTGGCTGACGACGCTCACCTTTGGTCACACCGATCCCGAACGGGTCCGTACGGCACTGGAAGCCCAGGATATCGAAAGCCGCCCCCTCTGGAAACCGATGCACCTCCAGCCCCTGTTTGCCGGGGCGGACGCAGTGACGGACGGTGCCAGTGAACAGTTGTTCTTGCGCGGCCTCTGCCTGCCCAGTGGCACCCAGATGGGCCGGGAGGACGTGCTCAGGGTCTCCGACATTGTCCGGGGGGCAGTGGTGTGA
- a CDS encoding acetyltransferase, producing METTKRIGIYGVGGHGRVVAQIARACGYTDILWIDDAVKEGACDFDTFKTANADIPVALGVGSNAARQRVFEKLVTIGAEPLTLIHPSAVIAADAAVGSGSVIMPLAVVNTGATIGEGVIVNSGAVVEHDCRIGAFAHLSPNVALAGAVSVGLRTHVGIGSSVVQGVSIGSDAVIAAGSAVIASLPDGVMAAGVPAVIKKELKQ from the coding sequence ATGGAAACAACTAAGCGCATCGGTATCTATGGGGTCGGGGGACATGGTCGGGTCGTTGCCCAGATCGCACGGGCATGCGGCTATACCGATATCCTCTGGATCGACGATGCGGTGAAAGAGGGCGCATGCGATTTTGATACGTTCAAAACGGCAAATGCGGACATCCCCGTCGCCCTCGGTGTCGGGAGCAATGCGGCCCGCCAGCGCGTTTTCGAAAAGTTGGTGACCATCGGGGCGGAACCCTTGACACTTATCCACCCCTCTGCCGTCATTGCAGCGGATGCGGCTGTCGGGAGCGGCAGCGTGATTATGCCGCTGGCCGTTGTCAACACCGGTGCAACGATCGGGGAAGGGGTTATCGTCAATTCCGGCGCCGTTGTCGAGCACGACTGCCGTATCGGAGCCTTTGCACACCTGAGTCCGAACGTTGCGCTGGCAGGTGCGGTGAGCGTCGGCCTGCGGACGCATGTGGGGATCGGAAGCAGTGTCGTGCAGGGCGTGAGCATCGGCAGTGATGCCGTTATTGCCGCGGGATCGGCTGTTATCGCCTCGCTCCCCGACGGTGTGATGGCCGCCGGCGTCCCCGCCGTCATCAAAAAGGAGCTGAAACAATGA
- a CDS encoding sugar transferase — protein sequence MYRRLLKPLLDRIGAAVLLLLFSPLMAVALAAVYISLGRPLFFTQNRPGLGGRLFTIYKLRTMDGRRDAEGNLLPDDQRLRGAGRVIRSLSLDELPQLYNVLRGEMSFIGPRPLLEEYLPLYNEEQKRRHEVKPGITGWAQVNGRNAISWEQKFAYDVWYVDHLSWRQDLRIALLTIKKVFVREGINAEGHVTVEKFNGNN from the coding sequence ATGTACCGCCGTCTCCTCAAGCCGCTGCTTGACCGGATCGGGGCAGCGGTACTGCTGCTGCTGTTTTCGCCATTGATGGCCGTCGCTTTGGCAGCGGTGTATATTTCACTCGGACGCCCGCTCTTCTTTACCCAGAACCGTCCCGGGCTCGGCGGAAGGCTTTTCACGATCTACAAGCTTCGGACGATGGATGGGCGGCGTGACGCGGAGGGGAATCTTCTGCCTGACGACCAGCGGCTCCGCGGTGCGGGAAGGGTGATCCGGTCGCTGAGTCTGGACGAACTGCCGCAGCTGTACAACGTCTTGCGCGGGGAGATGAGTTTCATTGGCCCCCGCCCGTTGCTCGAGGAGTATCTTCCGCTGTATAATGAGGAGCAGAAGCGCCGGCATGAGGTCAAACCCGGGATAACGGGCTGGGCCCAGGTGAACGGGCGCAATGCGATCAGCTGGGAACAGAAGTTCGCCTACGACGTCTGGTATGTCGATCATCTGTCATGGCGGCAGGACCTCAGGATCGCACTCCTGACGATCAAAAAAGTGTTTGTCCGCGAAGGCATCAATGCCGAGGGACATGTGACGGTGGAGAAGTTCAATGGAAACAACTAA
- a CDS encoding STT3 domain-containing protein, with translation MSIKQIDFGSNRLGFITILMAAAYLFSLLIRMIWVYQMGGVADFHWNGQLMINTNDGYYFGAAAQKALEGLHQFNPRLPDWLGSGVVFFTVLLTKYTPFSLDTVMLYLPAVVSSIVVVPIILIGRLYGSALLGFFAALIGSIAWSYYNRTMTGYYDTDMFSAMMPMFILYFLLATLETEKRIFMLLSALSIMIYPFLYDSGLSLIYAMGLLYMGYMVVFHRNDTFTWHSIILIAVALMGIPTVAKFVLIIGLYLLFSKTAFTQQKLMIAAGITVLLFLYTGNVFTLIWAKFSTYFYRGVDESGGLRFYEVAQTVREAGKIPFEMMANRISGSVAAVLAALAGYIVLVVRHRGFILALPLIGIGIFSLWGGLRFTVYAVPVAAISVVYLFYMLTFQVANRWARYGVVAALTGLVLYPNITHILGYKVPTVFSVPEVQALDKLSKTGSPKDYVLTWWDYGYPIWFYGDKNTLIDGGKHNHDNFIVSQMVCGESQLEAARLGRLAVEAYVAADYKKPAADILFRNNQPDQVEPNAFLESLRYGDITLPESTRDIFVYLPLRMLDIFPTVCTFSNLDLNSGQRYAPPFLYVTSQFQERQGMLLLGNGITLDQRRGVVSAGGQEVSLKAFYTTGLSSNGDVEVKSQLVKMDGTLSLIYMASYGRMLLLDDSVLHSNYIQMFVLGRYDPALFEPVETSPYVKIFRVKN, from the coding sequence ATGAGTATAAAACAGATTGATTTTGGCAGTAACCGGCTCGGGTTTATCACTATTTTGATGGCGGCGGCGTACCTTTTTTCGCTTCTGATCCGTATGATCTGGGTCTACCAGATGGGCGGTGTCGCTGATTTCCATTGGAACGGCCAGCTGATGATCAATACCAACGACGGCTACTACTTCGGTGCGGCGGCGCAGAAGGCCCTGGAGGGGCTGCATCAGTTCAACCCCCGGCTGCCTGACTGGCTGGGCTCGGGCGTCGTCTTTTTCACGGTCCTGCTGACAAAATACACGCCGTTTTCCCTTGATACCGTCATGCTCTATCTTCCCGCGGTCGTTTCAAGTATCGTCGTCGTGCCGATCATTCTGATAGGGCGGCTCTACGGGTCGGCGCTTCTGGGCTTTTTCGCGGCATTGATCGGTTCGATCGCCTGGAGTTACTACAACCGTACCATGACGGGATATTATGATACGGATATGTTCTCGGCGATGATGCCGATGTTCATCCTCTATTTCCTGCTGGCGACCCTGGAGACGGAAAAACGCATCTTTATGCTGCTGTCGGCGCTCTCGATTATGATCTACCCGTTCCTGTACGATTCGGGGCTTTCGCTGATCTACGCGATGGGGCTGCTCTATATGGGGTACATGGTCGTCTTCCACCGCAATGATACGTTCACGTGGCACTCCATCATCCTGATCGCTGTTGCGCTGATGGGTATCCCCACGGTGGCGAAGTTTGTGCTGATCATCGGACTCTACCTGCTCTTTTCGAAAACGGCGTTTACCCAGCAGAAACTGATGATCGCCGCGGGGATCACCGTCCTGCTCTTTTTATACACGGGAAATGTATTTACCCTGATCTGGGCGAAGTTCTCCACCTATTTCTACCGCGGCGTCGACGAGAGCGGCGGTCTGCGGTTTTACGAAGTGGCCCAGACCGTGCGCGAGGCGGGGAAGATCCCGTTCGAGATGATGGCCAACCGCATCAGCGGTTCCGTCGCGGCTGTTCTGGCGGCACTGGCGGGCTATATCGTCCTGGTGGTGCGTCACCGCGGGTTCATTCTGGCGCTGCCGCTGATCGGAATCGGCATTTTTTCACTGTGGGGCGGTCTGCGTTTTACCGTCTATGCCGTTCCGGTAGCGGCGATCAGCGTCGTCTACCTGTTTTACATGCTGACATTTCAGGTGGCCAACCGCTGGGCCCGCTACGGGGTCGTGGCCGCACTGACGGGATTGGTGCTCTACCCGAATATTACGCATATTCTCGGGTATAAGGTCCCGACGGTCTTCAGTGTACCCGAAGTGCAGGCGCTGGACAAGCTCTCAAAAACGGGAAGCCCGAAAGATTATGTCCTGACCTGGTGGGACTACGGTTATCCGATCTGGTTTTACGGGGACAAAAACACACTGATCGACGGCGGGAAACACAACCATGACAACTTTATCGTTTCGCAGATGGTGTGCGGCGAATCGCAGCTTGAAGCTGCCCGGCTGGGGCGCCTGGCCGTCGAGGCCTATGTCGCCGCCGACTATAAAAAACCGGCGGCGGATATACTGTTCCGCAACAACCAGCCCGATCAGGTGGAGCCCAACGCTTTCCTGGAATCTCTCCGCTACGGCGACATCACGCTGCCTGAAAGCACACGCGATATTTTCGTCTATCTGCCGCTGCGCATGCTCGACATCTTTCCGACCGTCTGTACGTTCAGCAACCTCGATCTCAACTCCGGACAGCGTTATGCCCCTCCGTTCCTATACGTAACGTCGCAATTCCAGGAACGGCAGGGGATGCTGCTCCTTGGTAACGGGATCACCCTGGACCAGCGCCGCGGTGTCGTCAGTGCCGGAGGACAGGAAGTTTCCCTCAAAGCCTTCTACACGACCGGCCTTTCGTCCAACGGTGACGTAGAGGTCAAATCGCAGCTGGTCAAGATGGACGGTACCCTTTCACTGATCTATATGGCGTCGTACGGCCGGATGCTGCTGCTCGACGATTCGGTATTGCATTCTAACTATATCCAGATGTTCGTGCTGGGGCGCTACGACCCGGCCCTCTTCGAGCCGGTTGAGACGTCGCCTTATGTCAAAATATTCAGGGTTAAAAACTGA
- a CDS encoding glycosyltransferase family 4 protein, with protein sequence MTIWIINHYAVTPGHPGGTRHYDLARVLTARGHDVTVIASSFHYATLAETKQYGERETFRVEMLEGIRFVWVKTAPYRGNGFGRVRSMFEFTWKLRRLRELDLPMPEVIVGSSVHLFAVYGAYRLARTFHVPFVMEVRDIWPRTLVDMGVPSWHPFVLLLSVLEPFLYRRAVRIITLLPRAGEHITAFGVPREKVHWVSNGVDLTPFVSVERSHLLDPGKFNVLYAGTMGQANNLEPLMAAAALLAATTDIHITLVGSGPLKGTFAGQAEGLANVTVLDAVPKEAVAPLLAEADLLYVGLKDLPLYRYGMSMNKVFDYMAAGRPVVFAAAVPENPVEMAGSGLIVRPDNPDAIANAILTLYNYTPSERSAMAAKGEAYVRSHFGMDVIAGAFESVLKEAIDEYKTD encoded by the coding sequence ATGACGATCTGGATTATCAACCATTATGCCGTGACGCCGGGCCATCCGGGGGGAACGCGCCACTATGATCTTGCCCGGGTACTGACTGCACGCGGCCATGACGTCACGGTGATCGCCTCGAGCTTTCATTATGCTACGCTGGCCGAGACGAAGCAGTACGGCGAAAGGGAGACGTTCCGGGTCGAAATGCTGGAGGGCATCCGGTTCGTCTGGGTCAAGACCGCACCCTACCGCGGCAACGGCTTCGGCAGGGTACGCAGCATGTTCGAATTTACCTGGAAACTGCGCCGCCTGCGTGAACTCGACCTGCCGATGCCCGAGGTTATCGTCGGGTCGTCGGTCCATCTTTTTGCCGTGTACGGTGCCTATCGGCTGGCCCGGACGTTTCACGTTCCGTTTGTCATGGAGGTCCGCGACATCTGGCCGCGGACGCTGGTGGACATGGGGGTGCCCTCGTGGCACCCCTTCGTCCTGCTGTTGAGCGTACTGGAGCCCTTTTTGTATCGTCGTGCGGTGCGGATCATCACGCTGCTACCCCGGGCAGGGGAGCATATCACCGCTTTCGGTGTGCCCAGGGAGAAGGTGCATTGGGTCTCCAACGGTGTCGATCTTACGCCATTCGTCTCCGTAGAGCGGTCGCATCTGCTCGATCCCGGGAAGTTCAACGTCCTTTATGCCGGAACGATGGGACAGGCGAATAACCTGGAACCGCTGATGGCTGCCGCGGCGCTGCTGGCCGCGACGACGGACATTCATATTACACTGGTGGGGAGCGGACCGTTGAAGGGGACCTTTGCAGGGCAGGCCGAAGGGCTCGCGAACGTCACGGTATTGGATGCGGTCCCCAAGGAAGCGGTCGCGCCGCTGCTCGCCGAAGCGGATCTTCTTTATGTCGGCCTGAAAGACCTGCCGCTTTACCGTTACGGGATGAGCATGAATAAGGTGTTCGACTATATGGCGGCGGGGCGCCCCGTCGTTTTCGCCGCCGCCGTACCTGAGAACCCGGTCGAAATGGCAGGTTCGGGTCTGATCGTCCGGCCGGACAATCCGGACGCGATTGCAAATGCAATCTTGACACTATATAATTACACACCGTCGGAGCGCTCCGCCATGGCAGCGAAAGGGGAGGCGTATGTACGTTCCCACTTTGGCATGGATGTCATCGCAGGTGCATTTGAGTCGGTTTTGAAAGAGGCAATAGATGAGTATAAAACAGATTGA
- a CDS encoding glycosyltransferase — MKHIVHMTSAHPRYDTRIFLKECGALAETFRVSLVVADGKGDEVKTGVGIVDAGASKGRTDRIVNAASRVYRKALALDADLYHCHDPELLWAALRLKRRGKIVVFDIHEMVTEQIKSKHYLPKWLRAGVALAYGMLERVLLPKLDGLVLAEASYRSRYAPLNDTVAVVQNMPDDAFLAPFVSSQRDRNELFYVGAISDARGLDVTLRALKLLKQRGVAFKMHYIGNLQGSTREGLDLEGIEEEVVFYGRLTLDEAYGLSLHAKAGLSVLQPIGNYLHSYSTKIFEYMAIGLPVITSDFELYKDVVEKHRCGICIDPRSPEALAEAIVFLFDHPDAVARMGENGKEAVHSVYNWSHEKAALMRLYGAVMQ, encoded by the coding sequence ATGAAACATATCGTGCATATGACGTCGGCCCATCCCAGGTACGATACGCGTATTTTTCTCAAGGAGTGCGGCGCACTGGCTGAAACGTTCAGAGTGTCGCTCGTCGTGGCAGACGGCAAAGGGGATGAGGTCAAAACGGGTGTGGGGATCGTAGATGCCGGGGCGTCCAAAGGCCGGACCGACCGTATCGTGAATGCCGCGAGCAGGGTATACCGCAAGGCCCTGGCACTCGATGCCGATCTGTACCACTGCCACGATCCGGAGCTGCTTTGGGCCGCGCTGAGGCTTAAACGGCGGGGAAAAATAGTGGTGTTCGACATACACGAAATGGTCACCGAACAGATCAAGTCGAAACATTATCTGCCGAAATGGCTGCGCGCGGGGGTAGCACTGGCCTACGGGATGCTCGAACGTGTCCTGTTGCCGAAACTCGACGGGCTGGTCCTTGCCGAAGCCTCCTACCGTTCCCGCTACGCTCCGTTGAACGATACCGTTGCCGTCGTGCAGAATATGCCGGATGACGCTTTTCTGGCGCCGTTCGTCTCTTCGCAGCGGGACCGGAACGAACTCTTCTACGTCGGGGCGATCTCGGATGCGCGGGGGCTGGATGTGACGCTCCGCGCCCTGAAGCTGCTCAAGCAAAGAGGCGTGGCGTTCAAAATGCATTATATCGGCAACCTGCAGGGCAGCACGCGCGAAGGGCTTGATCTCGAGGGGATCGAAGAGGAGGTCGTTTTTTACGGCCGACTGACGCTGGATGAGGCGTACGGGCTGTCGCTGCATGCGAAAGCGGGCCTGTCGGTCCTGCAGCCCATCGGGAACTACTTGCACTCCTATTCAACGAAAATATTTGAATACATGGCAATAGGCCTGCCGGTGATCACCTCCGACTTTGAACTGTACAAAGATGTCGTGGAGAAACACCGGTGCGGGATCTGCATCGATCCCCGTTCCCCGGAAGCGCTGGCGGAGGCGATCGTTTTCCTGTTCGACCATCCGGACGCGGTGGCACGGATGGGTGAAAACGGGAAAGAGGCCGTGCATTCGGTCTACAACTGGTCGCATGAAAAAGCGGCGCTTATGCGGCTTTACGGGGCGGTGATGCAATGA